A genome region from Chengkuizengella sp. SCS-71B includes the following:
- a CDS encoding beta-ketoacyl synthase N-terminal-like domain-containing protein — MENLSQMIFEKVSKGRMDKETALELLKSIKLEGMNEKVNDDIAIIGCSVHMPKAKNLEQYWDLIAHKKESITKFPNERQKDCLDFIKEFTSLREKDIQFSHGGYLDDVDQFDYSFFNLSPKEAALMDPNQRLFLESAWQCIDDAGYGGKRITGSRTGVYLGYADWPVYGQYISKKQPSNVSIASAGNTPSLIASRIAYMLDLKGPAFLVDTACSSSLVAVHLACMALKNNECDMAITGGVKVCLMPVDGVYEIGIESSSHYTSTFDDRSDGTVWGEGTVSLLLKPLQKSLKDLDHIYAVIKGSSSNQDGSSVGITAPNAAAQEQVLLEAWRDAGINPETIGYIEAHGTGTKLGDPIEIDGIQRAFRQYTNKKQFCAIGSVKTNIGHLDSASGIAGLVKGIAALKYKQLPPTINFAKPNRNIAFENSPVYVNDRLVQWETEEFPRRCGVSSFGFSGTNCHVVLEEAPLKTEQNMEKTQFIEMDEIHLLVLSAKSQFALKELIYKYRDVIALSECENDIKNICYTSNTGRAHYQYRLAMIAGNKQDLLQKLDFSSSIELQEIQNKEIYYGNFRIIAKQKLQTGQDHTSISKKRNLDEQVVELLTHGFQKDDKESLRNLCLLFVKGADIDWSILYKTQQRRKVPVPAYPFQKTRCWISTNILEDASDDKRGTLDFQDHSDDHIEIEEISIEDIVLTGLQDKTYNSLHRKIAHVWANILGMKEININDDFFEIGGNSILSIKMEVDLEKKYDLQLTSDEIYEYRSIKEFAIYLNGPEITIEPMEPFNDLYYRSCFYNSLFPIINHFGGDIMYFLLNDMILYKYEQEETENFSIQYAEAKPLNQIFDQVGLLVNHRFDNSNIVEELKQCISDGKPVVIWLDAFYESIRKDTYQKQHLDHTILVYGFNEKEQQFHIIEHDRRENLTYQKCKIPFSDIEKGCKAFSEHFVNEDGTTPTHYIFEKKSNYDFSQHIGSKELYQNIFLDSLLTHKHKIYESLEVINLFMHSFKQKTSSEAELKRNLDELIEFLNEILIAKQVEKYRFTKLFHEGSEVANRLEQVIKKWDFIRKGVVRFMYLPVYKSENFTLCYQKLTELATDEKQLFELLHVELEQTIIQDK; from the coding sequence ATGGAAAATTTATCTCAAATGATATTTGAAAAAGTCTCTAAGGGAAGGATGGACAAAGAAACCGCTTTGGAACTGCTGAAGTCTATCAAGTTAGAGGGGATGAATGAAAAGGTAAACGATGATATAGCCATTATTGGATGTTCGGTTCACATGCCGAAAGCAAAAAATCTAGAACAATATTGGGATTTGATCGCACATAAAAAAGAATCTATTACAAAATTTCCGAATGAGAGGCAGAAGGATTGTTTAGATTTCATTAAAGAATTTACTAGTTTAAGAGAAAAGGACATTCAGTTTAGCCATGGCGGGTACTTGGATGATGTGGATCAGTTCGATTATTCCTTCTTTAACTTGTCACCCAAAGAAGCAGCTTTAATGGACCCTAATCAAAGGTTGTTTCTAGAGAGTGCATGGCAATGTATTGATGATGCAGGTTATGGAGGTAAAAGAATCACTGGAAGTAGAACAGGTGTATACCTTGGATACGCTGATTGGCCTGTATATGGACAATATATATCTAAAAAGCAGCCTTCAAATGTAAGCATTGCTAGTGCTGGAAATACTCCATCTTTAATTGCTAGTCGCATTGCTTATATGTTGGATTTAAAAGGACCTGCATTTCTAGTAGATACAGCATGTTCCTCTTCATTAGTAGCTGTTCACTTAGCTTGTATGGCATTGAAAAACAATGAGTGTGATATGGCGATCACTGGTGGAGTGAAGGTATGTCTCATGCCTGTAGATGGAGTTTATGAAATTGGTATCGAATCTTCCAGTCATTATACAAGTACTTTTGATGATCGATCAGATGGTACGGTATGGGGTGAGGGCACAGTTTCCTTGTTGTTGAAACCGTTGCAAAAGTCTCTGAAGGATTTAGATCATATTTACGCTGTCATCAAGGGAAGCTCTTCTAATCAAGATGGTTCGTCTGTAGGGATTACGGCTCCGAATGCTGCTGCACAGGAGCAAGTACTTTTGGAAGCTTGGAGGGATGCTGGAATTAACCCTGAAACAATCGGTTACATTGAAGCTCATGGTACAGGAACGAAATTAGGTGATCCTATTGAAATTGATGGAATTCAGAGAGCTTTTAGACAATACACGAACAAAAAGCAATTTTGTGCAATTGGCTCAGTGAAAACGAATATTGGGCATTTGGACAGTGCTTCAGGGATAGCGGGATTAGTGAAAGGAATTGCGGCATTAAAATACAAACAATTACCCCCTACGATTAACTTTGCAAAACCAAACCGGAATATTGCTTTTGAAAACTCTCCCGTTTATGTGAATGATAGATTAGTTCAATGGGAAACAGAAGAATTTCCAAGAAGATGTGGAGTAAGTTCTTTTGGTTTTAGTGGTACAAATTGCCATGTAGTATTGGAAGAGGCTCCCTTAAAAACTGAACAAAATATGGAGAAAACACAGTTTATTGAAATGGATGAAATTCATCTGCTTGTTTTATCCGCAAAAAGTCAGTTTGCTTTAAAGGAATTAATTTATAAATATCGAGATGTGATAGCCCTTAGTGAATGCGAAAACGACATTAAAAATATTTGTTATACCTCAAATACAGGTAGAGCACATTATCAATATAGATTAGCAATGATAGCTGGCAACAAACAGGACTTGCTTCAAAAGCTAGATTTCTCATCTAGTATTGAATTACAAGAAATCCAAAATAAAGAGATTTATTATGGAAATTTCCGTATCATTGCTAAACAAAAGCTACAGACTGGACAAGATCATACTTCTATATCGAAAAAAAGGAATCTTGATGAGCAGGTTGTAGAGTTGTTAACTCATGGTTTTCAAAAAGATGACAAAGAATCACTTCGGAACTTATGTCTTTTGTTTGTGAAGGGAGCGGACATTGATTGGTCAATTTTATACAAAACTCAACAGAGAAGGAAAGTACCCGTACCAGCCTATCCTTTTCAAAAAACAAGGTGTTGGATAAGTACTAATATACTTGAAGATGCCAGTGATGATAAACGAGGTACTTTGGATTTTCAAGATCACTCAGACGATCATATAGAGATAGAAGAGATTAGTATAGAAGATATTGTTTTAACAGGATTGCAAGATAAAACTTATAACTCGTTACATAGAAAAATAGCTCATGTATGGGCGAACATTTTGGGAATGAAAGAAATAAATATCAATGATGATTTTTTTGAAATTGGTGGAAATTCCATATTGTCAATCAAAATGGAGGTAGATTTAGAAAAAAAATACGATCTTCAGCTAACTTCGGATGAAATATATGAATATAGAAGTATTAAGGAATTTGCTATTTATCTTAATGGTCCTGAAATCACAATAGAACCAATGGAACCTTTTAATGATTTATATTATAGAAGTTGTTTTTATAATTCTTTATTTCCAATTATAAACCATTTTGGTGGAGATATTATGTATTTTTTATTAAACGATATGATTCTTTATAAGTATGAACAAGAAGAAACCGAAAATTTTAGTATTCAATACGCTGAAGCAAAGCCATTAAATCAAATTTTTGATCAGGTAGGGTTGCTTGTGAATCATAGATTCGATAATAGCAATATTGTAGAAGAGCTGAAGCAGTGTATTTCTGATGGAAAACCGGTAGTTATATGGTTAGATGCATTTTATGAATCAATAAGAAAAGATACTTATCAAAAGCAGCACTTAGATCACACGATACTTGTCTACGGCTTTAACGAAAAAGAACAACAGTTTCATATCATTGAACATGATCGCAGAGAAAATTTAACCTATCAAAAATGTAAAATTCCATTTTCTGATATAGAAAAAGGTTGTAAAGCATTTTCAGAACATTTTGTAAATGAGGATGGAACTACACCTACTCATTATATATTTGAAAAGAAATCGAATTATGACTTCAGTCAACATATTGGTAGCAAAGAGCTTTATCAAAACATATTTTTAGATAGTTTATTAACTCATAAACACAAAATCTATGAAAGTTTAGAAGTCATCAATCTCTTTATGCACAGTTTTAAACAAAAAACTTCTTCAGAGGCTGAGTTAAAGAGAAATTTGGATGAACTAATAGAGTTTTTAAATGAAATTCTCATTGCAAAACAAGTTGAAAAATATAGATTTACAAAGTTGTTTCATGAAGGGAGTGAGGTTGCAAATCGGTTGGAGCAAGTAATTAAAAAGTGGGATTTTATTCGTAAAGGAGTTGTAAGGTTTATGTATTTACCTGTATACAAATCGGAAAATTTTACTTTGTGTTACCAGAAGCTCACTGAACTAGCAACGGATGAAAAGCAATTATTTGAGTTATTACATGTTGAATTAGAACAAACCATTATACAGGACAAATGA
- a CDS encoding acyl carrier protein, whose amino-acid sequence MSIDVKEKVLNMLKENLEVSDEVDIDQLGLDDDLSVLGVNSMTFIKLVIAAEMEFGMTWDDEELDFRNFSTINNIINYISNSPENHTSG is encoded by the coding sequence ATGTCAATTGATGTAAAAGAAAAAGTATTAAACATGTTGAAGGAAAATCTTGAAGTAAGTGACGAGGTAGATATAGATCAATTAGGTCTTGATGATGATTTATCTGTATTAGGAGTTAACTCTATGACATTTATAAAACTGGTTATTGCAGCGGAAATGGAATTTGGTATGACTTGGGATGATGAAGAATTGGATTTTCGTAATTTTTCAACGATTAACAATATTATTAACTATATTTCAAATTCACCTGAGAATCATACTTCAGGATAA
- a CDS encoding type I polyketide synthase, with protein MDFSSIKLDEMSYDDEFHIQSEEVAEQDIAIIGISLKLPQADTKEAFLCNLRNSVDSVREIPVARKKDTDLYFKHRNQDDSIQYSEAAYLDEIDQFDYSFFKLSPKEASLMDPNQRIFLQTAWSALEDAGYTEEQLNGSRTGVYLGYGSDSDYKSMIQQIEPDAVSLSMPGNVRPIIASRLSYILNLKGSSLTVDTTCSSSLAAVHLACQAIRNGECDMAVTGGIQLHLVPVRDFEVGVESSTSRTRAFDDSSDGTGTGEGAVVMVLKSLRQALDDRDHIYAVIKSSAMNQDGSSIGITAPNAEAQTDVIVEAWERGGIDPESISYIEAHGTGTKLGDPIEIEGIQSAFRKYTDKKQFCAISSIKNNIGHLDSTAGIAGLLKAALSLKMKELFPTLHFNRPNRQISFESSPVYILDQWSKWEVDNNKVRRCGVSSFGISGTNCHVVLEEAPAMESEIQSDSGDKPQIIVLSAKTRSSLNHLISKYIQYLKNNHQIHIRDLSYTLCTARNHYSQRIALIVRDIEDLIEQLSALDLGLSKVQSTKMEEFSLREIAKKYIDGEDIPWSKLFQYEKRNKISLPTSLFDLKRCWFNFPDEEDEFHNENYYYHTIWEKAPLVIEKEVRSTNRTYLILKNKIGLGNQISEKLKNKGHQVIEVDIGKQKATSEADYVKLLQQLKTVNITHILHMVSISEEKRNLNLCQLEAKLNDGVYSLFYLTKALVKNQMFNPIEIITISNFANDVNEEQQVVKPENTALFGLGKVIGWEYKNVKVRCIDIDQHTQVQSLVNELHTHSNEYKVAYRNQDRYVERLDVLKLSKEVEKPIALKTTGVYLISGGLGGIGLNIAKHLALKGNVNIAMLQRSKLPERDLWKGILKENTNKKLCAKLRGIQEIESTGSKVICFDVDVSDEQSLKNVLGNLKQQFGNIHGVMHAAGIGEGNLLGKLTKQQFRRVIESKVHGTVLLDQLLSEEQLDFFILFSSAITLVGGVGSGPYNVANTFLDGYASYRNRNKGNTMVINWPAWQNTGLAEGEDIEEGKELFKVLTVTQGLSIFDRLLNQNIKQTYIGALNISSQLFKLEDVLPFKYTAELRDKLNMDERMNTFEIKSTSHQSLKLKGKEENHYTEIEKKIAGIWVQILGYEELDVNDNFFEIGGDSILITKVHTLLEQSFPMQVTIADLFSYPTIAKLSEFMMSLTGQSDEVSVDELHLDKEILSLFSKVEAGKLTIEDAVSKFRAMEVYDGKFISNDI; from the coding sequence TTGGATTTCAGCTCAATTAAGTTAGATGAAATGTCCTATGATGATGAGTTTCATATTCAATCAGAGGAGGTGGCTGAACAAGATATTGCTATTATTGGAATATCCTTAAAATTGCCTCAGGCAGATACTAAAGAAGCCTTCTTGTGCAATCTTAGAAATAGCGTTGATTCTGTGAGAGAAATTCCTGTTGCAAGAAAAAAAGATACAGATTTGTATTTCAAACATCGTAATCAGGATGATTCTATTCAATATAGTGAAGCAGCCTATTTGGATGAAATTGATCAATTTGATTATTCTTTTTTTAAACTATCACCAAAAGAAGCTAGCTTAATGGATCCCAATCAGAGAATTTTTTTGCAAACCGCATGGAGTGCCTTAGAAGATGCTGGTTATACAGAGGAACAATTGAACGGAAGTCGCACGGGGGTTTATTTAGGATATGGTTCTGATTCAGATTATAAAAGTATGATCCAACAAATAGAGCCAGATGCAGTTTCATTATCTATGCCTGGAAATGTAAGACCGATCATTGCGAGTAGACTCTCCTATATTTTGAATTTAAAAGGTTCGAGCTTAACTGTAGATACGACGTGCTCCTCATCCTTAGCTGCCGTTCATCTAGCTTGTCAAGCAATTAGAAATGGCGAATGTGATATGGCGGTTACAGGAGGTATTCAATTGCATTTGGTACCTGTGAGAGATTTTGAGGTCGGTGTAGAATCTTCAACATCGAGAACCAGAGCTTTTGATGACAGTTCGGATGGTACAGGAACTGGAGAAGGGGCAGTGGTGATGGTTTTAAAATCTTTGCGTCAAGCTTTGGATGATCGAGACCACATTTATGCCGTAATTAAATCCAGTGCAATGAATCAGGATGGTAGTTCAATAGGGATTACGGCACCTAATGCGGAGGCACAAACTGATGTGATCGTGGAAGCATGGGAAAGAGGGGGAATTGATCCAGAATCTATTTCTTATATTGAAGCACATGGAACTGGAACTAAACTAGGAGACCCTATTGAAATTGAAGGCATTCAAAGCGCTTTTAGAAAATATACAGACAAAAAACAATTTTGTGCCATAAGTTCAATAAAGAACAACATAGGGCATTTGGATAGTACGGCAGGAATCGCAGGTTTATTAAAAGCTGCTTTATCTTTAAAAATGAAAGAATTATTTCCTACACTGCATTTTAATCGACCTAACCGACAAATCTCCTTTGAATCATCCCCTGTTTATATTCTTGATCAATGGAGTAAATGGGAAGTAGATAACAATAAGGTACGAAGATGTGGAGTAAGCTCTTTTGGAATTAGTGGAACAAATTGTCATGTAGTACTTGAGGAGGCTCCCGCAATGGAGTCTGAGATACAGAGCGATTCAGGTGATAAACCACAAATTATTGTGCTCTCGGCAAAAACAAGATCTTCATTAAATCATCTAATATCAAAGTATATACAATATTTAAAAAACAATCATCAAATTCATATCAGAGATTTAAGCTATACGTTGTGTACTGCTAGAAATCACTATAGTCAACGAATTGCATTGATTGTACGAGATATAGAGGATTTAATAGAGCAGTTGTCAGCATTAGATTTAGGTCTGTCAAAGGTACAATCCACTAAAATGGAGGAATTTAGTTTAAGGGAAATTGCAAAAAAGTATATAGATGGTGAGGATATCCCATGGAGTAAGTTATTTCAATATGAAAAAAGAAATAAAATAAGTCTGCCCACATCCCTGTTTGACTTAAAGAGATGTTGGTTTAACTTCCCTGATGAAGAGGATGAATTTCATAATGAAAATTATTATTACCACACGATTTGGGAGAAAGCACCACTTGTTATTGAAAAAGAGGTAAGGTCAACAAACCGAACTTATTTAATTTTAAAAAATAAAATCGGGCTTGGAAATCAAATTTCTGAAAAACTGAAAAATAAAGGACATCAAGTCATTGAAGTGGACATAGGTAAACAAAAAGCAACATCTGAAGCAGATTATGTTAAGTTACTGCAACAATTGAAGACTGTGAATATCACACATATCCTCCATATGGTTTCGATTTCAGAAGAAAAGAGAAATTTAAACTTGTGCCAATTAGAAGCAAAGTTAAACGATGGGGTTTATAGTTTGTTTTATTTAACAAAAGCACTGGTGAAAAATCAGATGTTTAATCCGATTGAGATCATAACGATATCCAACTTTGCGAATGATGTTAACGAGGAACAACAGGTTGTGAAACCTGAGAACACTGCTCTATTTGGATTAGGCAAGGTCATCGGTTGGGAATATAAAAATGTAAAAGTAAGATGTATTGATATCGATCAACATACACAGGTCCAATCACTTGTAAATGAGTTGCACACACATTCAAATGAATACAAAGTAGCTTACCGCAATCAGGATAGATATGTTGAACGATTGGATGTTTTAAAATTATCAAAAGAAGTTGAAAAGCCAATCGCATTGAAAACAACAGGCGTATATCTCATTTCAGGAGGTCTAGGTGGAATTGGCCTCAACATAGCAAAACATTTAGCTTTAAAAGGGAATGTAAATATTGCGATGCTTCAACGTTCGAAACTGCCTGAACGTGATTTATGGAAAGGTATATTAAAAGAAAATACTAATAAAAAATTATGTGCCAAATTGAGGGGGATACAAGAAATAGAAAGTACAGGTTCCAAAGTGATCTGTTTTGATGTAGATGTATCCGATGAACAATCGTTAAAAAATGTATTAGGAAATCTAAAACAACAATTTGGCAATATTCATGGCGTTATGCATGCTGCTGGAATCGGAGAAGGGAACTTATTAGGCAAATTAACGAAACAACAATTTAGAAGGGTGATAGAATCTAAAGTTCATGGGACGGTTTTATTAGATCAATTATTATCCGAAGAACAGTTAGACTTTTTTATCCTTTTTTCCTCTGCTATTACTTTAGTAGGCGGTGTAGGTTCGGGTCCTTATAATGTTGCAAATACATTTTTAGATGGTTATGCATCTTATAGAAATCGTAACAAAGGCAATACAATGGTAATCAACTGGCCTGCGTGGCAAAATACAGGACTTGCTGAGGGGGAAGATATTGAAGAGGGTAAGGAATTATTTAAAGTGTTGACAGTAACTCAAGGACTTAGCATTTTTGACCGTCTTTTAAATCAAAACATAAAGCAAACATACATCGGAGCTTTAAATATAAGCAGTCAGTTATTTAAACTTGAGGATGTTCTTCCTTTTAAATATACAGCAGAATTACGAGATAAACTAAACATGGATGAGAGAATGAACACTTTTGAAATTAAGAGTACTTCCCACCAATCACTTAAATTAAAAGGGAAAGAAGAAAACCATTACACGGAAATAGAAAAAAAGATCGCTGGAATTTGGGTGCAAATATTAGGATATGAAGAACTTGATGTAAACGATAACTTTTTTGAAATTGGTGGGGACTCCATATTGATTACAAAAGTTCATACATTGTTAGAGCAATCGTTTCCAATGCAAGTTACGATAGCAGATTTGTTTTCTTATCCTACCATTGCAAAGTTATCCGAGTTTATGATGAGCCTCACTGGACAATCAGATGAGGTTTCAGTTGATGAACTTCATTTAGATAAAGAAATATTATCGTTGTTTTCTAAAGTAGAAGCAGGAAAATTAACAATAGAGGATGCTGTATCCAAATTTCGTGCTATGGAGGTTTACGATGGAAAATTTATCTCAAATGATATTTGA
- a CDS encoding radical SAM/SPASM domain-containing protein has translation MLTKAGDLGNEKLLEHVQNLTPKLKQITIFASDLCNYRCSFCHIWGETGWALKEPQRVIKEQLDIDVIKKFMDQVLEVNPKIGVIITGGEPMLYKNFTELVEYLRSKKVTIYVLTNGSLIKNKIDLIINNVVALNISIDGPEEYHDSIRGKGSFQQICENIELLIKEKKKRRRMFPFININMTLSKYNYQSAKPFLSALRDRFSNEKIILHDTMNPWIKSRDLSVNFWPLLFTTREKGKQYAIEMKELLDCDVSPAWEGFVEDPIGIDTKRLKNDLEDIWESEGVDSSNFVDVEEYFNNIKNVFGRSKCLAPWHELIIRRTGDVYPCVDFPDYKLGNIHESSFEEIWTGDKVAKFREVLKTRNLNVCNRCTRLFADKESF, from the coding sequence ATGTTAACAAAAGCTGGGGATTTAGGTAATGAAAAACTTCTAGAACATGTACAGAATTTAACTCCAAAATTGAAACAAATTACGATTTTTGCTTCGGATTTATGTAATTATAGATGTTCATTTTGTCATATATGGGGGGAAACAGGCTGGGCGTTAAAAGAACCACAAAGGGTAATCAAAGAACAATTAGATATTGATGTGATTAAAAAATTTATGGATCAGGTGTTGGAAGTAAATCCTAAAATAGGTGTTATCATTACGGGTGGTGAACCTATGTTGTATAAAAATTTTACAGAATTAGTAGAGTATTTAAGAAGTAAAAAGGTTACGATTTACGTACTTACAAACGGCTCATTGATCAAGAACAAAATCGATTTAATTATAAATAATGTGGTTGCGTTGAATATCTCTATTGATGGACCCGAGGAATATCATGATTCGATTAGAGGCAAGGGGAGTTTTCAGCAAATATGTGAAAATATTGAGCTGCTCATTAAAGAGAAAAAGAAAAGAAGAAGAATGTTTCCTTTTATAAATATTAATATGACGCTTTCTAAATACAACTATCAAAGCGCAAAACCATTCCTATCAGCGCTAAGGGATCGATTTAGCAATGAAAAAATCATTCTTCATGATACGATGAATCCTTGGATAAAATCAAGAGACCTATCCGTAAATTTTTGGCCTCTATTATTTACGACACGTGAGAAAGGTAAGCAGTATGCGATAGAAATGAAGGAATTGTTAGATTGCGACGTTTCCCCTGCTTGGGAAGGATTTGTCGAAGACCCTATCGGTATTGATACGAAACGTTTAAAAAATGACCTGGAAGATATTTGGGAGAGTGAAGGAGTAGACAGTTCAAATTTTGTAGATGTAGAAGAGTATTTTAATAATATAAAGAATGTTTTTGGTAGATCTAAATGTCTAGCTCCATGGCATGAGCTTATCATTCGCAGAACAGGAGATGTATATCCTTGTGTTGATTTTCCAGACTATAAACTTGGAAATATTCACGAATCATCCTTTGAAGAGATCTGGACTGGGGACAAGGTTGCGAAATTTAGAGAGGTATTAAAAACACGTAATTTAAATGTATGTAATCGATGTACCCGTTTATTTGCAGATAAAGAGTCGTTTTAA